One Lysobacterales bacterium DNA window includes the following coding sequences:
- a CDS encoding DsbE family thiol:disulfide interchange protein has protein sequence MMLRLLPLAAFLGLVVLLFAGIRLSEERPPDRLPSVLIGKPAPSFTLPGLREGEAEVSSSAFLGRPWLLNVWASWCAGCRVEHPLVERLGARRDIALVGLNWKDERADALRWLAQFGDPYHAIAADPDNRVALHYGVYGAPETFVIDAAGVIRHKFVGPLTEQDLQRTLLPLLAQLQAEAGS, from the coding sequence ATGATGTTGCGTCTGCTGCCGCTGGCCGCCTTCCTGGGCCTGGTCGTGCTGTTGTTTGCCGGCATCCGTCTGAGCGAGGAACGGCCGCCCGACCGCCTGCCCTCGGTGCTGATCGGCAAGCCGGCGCCATCGTTCACCCTGCCCGGCCTGCGCGAGGGCGAGGCCGAGGTCAGCAGCAGCGCCTTCCTCGGCCGACCGTGGCTACTCAACGTCTGGGCGAGCTGGTGCGCCGGCTGCCGCGTCGAACACCCGCTGGTCGAGCGCCTGGGCGCGCGCCGCGACATCGCCCTGGTCGGCCTGAACTGGAAGGACGAGCGTGCCGACGCGCTGCGCTGGCTGGCGCAGTTCGGGGACCCCTACCACGCGATCGCTGCCGACCCCGACAACCGCGTCGCCCTGCATTACGGTGTCTACGGCGCCCCGGAGACCTTCGTGATCGACGCCGCCGGCGTGATCCGCCACAAGTTCGTGGGGCCGCTGACCGAGCAGGACCTGCAGCGCACCCTGCTGCCGCTGCTCGCGCAGTTGCAGGCGGAGGCCGGCTCGTGA
- a CDS encoding heme lyase CcmF/NrfE family subunit — MLPELGHFALILALLLSAVQALPLLATGIGRPAWRAVAAPAAVGQFVFVALAFGLLTWAFMVQDFSVAYVAQNSNLELPWYYRFSAVWGAHEGSLVLWALFLAIWTVAVAMFSGHLPERFTAHVLAVMGLISIGFLSFTLFTSNPFERLLPPPPDGVDLNPLLQDFGLIVHPPMLYAGYVGFAVAFAFAIAAMLEGRLERQWVRWARPWTNVAWALLTLGIALGSWWAYYELGWGGWWFWDPVENASFMPWLVGTALIHSQAVTEKRGSFMAWTLLLSIAAFSLSLLGAFLVRSGVLTSVHAFASDPERGMFVLIFLGMAVGGSLLLYALRAPKIAAGEPFAGNSRETLLLLNNLFMAVACAMVLLGTLAPLALDAVTGDKISVGPPYFGLLFTLLMIPIVLLLPLGPVTRWRAEQSGTQGRLLWPAAAFAVLVAIAVLALAGVPLKGAAGVLGGTWVVAGTLAFVLARLREQRAFSREMIGMAIAHVGVGLFVIGVLVTETTSIERDVALSPGESVEVAGYQFRFDGSAHRDGPNFGGEYGTVTVLRGDRELTVLRPEKRSYRRGQVMTEAAIDPGLFRDLYVAMGEPVDEAGGWSLRIYHKPFIRWIWLGSLLMMLGGLWAAADARYARRQAAAPAVARKVAA; from the coding sequence ATGCTTCCCGAACTCGGCCACTTCGCGCTCATCCTCGCTCTGCTGCTCAGCGCCGTGCAGGCGCTGCCGCTGCTCGCCACCGGGATCGGCCGGCCGGCCTGGCGCGCAGTCGCGGCGCCGGCCGCGGTCGGCCAGTTCGTGTTCGTGGCGCTGGCCTTCGGCCTGCTGACCTGGGCCTTCATGGTGCAGGACTTCTCGGTGGCCTACGTCGCCCAGAACTCCAACCTCGAACTGCCCTGGTACTACCGGTTTTCGGCGGTCTGGGGCGCCCATGAAGGCTCACTGGTGCTCTGGGCGCTGTTCCTGGCGATCTGGACCGTCGCGGTGGCGATGTTCAGCGGCCACCTGCCCGAGCGCTTCACCGCCCATGTCCTGGCGGTGATGGGGCTGATCAGCATCGGTTTCCTGAGCTTCACGCTGTTCACCTCCAACCCCTTCGAGCGGCTGCTTCCGCCGCCCCCGGACGGCGTCGATCTGAATCCGCTGCTGCAGGATTTCGGCCTGATCGTGCATCCGCCGATGCTCTATGCGGGCTACGTGGGCTTCGCGGTCGCCTTCGCCTTCGCGATCGCGGCCATGCTCGAGGGGCGCCTCGAGCGGCAGTGGGTGCGCTGGGCGCGCCCCTGGACCAACGTCGCCTGGGCACTGCTCACGCTCGGCATCGCGCTGGGCTCGTGGTGGGCCTACTACGAACTGGGCTGGGGCGGCTGGTGGTTCTGGGACCCGGTCGAGAACGCCTCGTTCATGCCCTGGTTGGTCGGCACCGCCCTGATCCACTCCCAGGCGGTCACCGAAAAGCGCGGCAGCTTCATGGCCTGGACCCTGCTGCTGTCGATTGCGGCGTTCTCGCTCAGCCTGCTCGGCGCCTTCCTGGTCCGCTCCGGTGTGCTGACCAGCGTGCATGCCTTCGCCAGCGACCCCGAACGCGGCATGTTCGTCCTGATCTTCCTTGGCATGGCGGTCGGCGGCTCGCTGCTGCTCTATGCGCTTCGCGCGCCGAAGATCGCGGCTGGCGAACCGTTCGCCGGCAACTCGCGCGAGACCCTGCTGCTGCTCAACAACCTGTTCATGGCGGTGGCCTGCGCGATGGTGCTGCTGGGCACGCTGGCACCGCTGGCCCTGGACGCCGTCACCGGCGACAAGATCTCGGTCGGGCCGCCTTACTTCGGCCTGCTGTTCACGCTGCTGATGATCCCGATCGTCCTGCTGCTGCCGTTGGGGCCGGTGACCCGCTGGCGGGCCGAGCAGTCCGGCACCCAGGGTCGCCTGCTGTGGCCGGCCGCCGCGTTCGCGGTGCTGGTAGCGATCGCGGTCCTGGCCCTGGCCGGGGTACCGCTGAAGGGTGCCGCTGGCGTGCTCGGCGGCACCTGGGTGGTCGCCGGGACCCTGGCCTTCGTACTGGCACGGCTGCGCGAGCAGCGTGCCTTCAGCCGCGAGATGATCGGCATGGCGATCGCCCATGTCGGCGTCGGCCTGTTCGTGATCGGCGTGCTGGTCACGGAAACGACCAGCATCGAGCGCGACGTCGCACTGTCGCCCGGCGAGTCGGTCGAGGTCGCCGGCTACCAGTTCCGCTTCGACGGCAGCGCCCATCGCGACGGTCCGAATTTCGGCGGTGAGTACGGCACGGTCACCGTGCTGCGCGGCGACCGCGAGCTCACCGTGCTGCGTCCGGAAAAGCGCAGCTACCGGCGCGGCCAGGTCATGACCGAGGCCGCGATCGACCCTGGCCTGTTCCGCGACCTGTACGTCGCCATGGGCGAGCCGGTCGACGAGGCCGGTGGCTGGTCGCTGCGTATCTACCACAAGCCCTTCATACGCTGGATCTGGCTGGGTTCGCTGCTGATGATGCTGGGCGGCCTGTGGGCCGCGGCCGATGCCCGCTACGCACGCCGCCAGGCAGCCGCCCCCGCGGTGGCGCGGAAGGTCGCGGCATGA
- the ccmE gene encoding cytochrome c maturation protein CcmE, whose product MSPKQKRRLIAISLIVLGAVTATALALYALSGNVSYLYSPTAVREEGLEPGARFRLGGVVLEDSIQRLGGLKVGFTVTDRVNEHAVFYEGILPDLFREGQSVIAHGHLREDGLFEANKVLAKHDETYMPKEVMDAMERARGNGASPAKAY is encoded by the coding sequence ATGAGTCCCAAGCAGAAGCGCCGCCTGATCGCCATCTCCCTGATCGTGCTCGGTGCGGTCACCGCCACCGCGCTTGCCCTCTACGCGCTGAGCGGCAACGTCAGCTACCTGTACAGCCCGACCGCAGTGCGCGAAGAGGGCCTGGAACCGGGCGCCCGCTTCCGCCTCGGTGGCGTCGTGCTCGAGGACAGCATCCAGCGCCTGGGCGGCCTGAAGGTCGGCTTCACCGTCACCGACCGGGTCAACGAACACGCTGTCTTCTACGAAGGCATCCTCCCGGACCTGTTCCGCGAGGGCCAGAGCGTGATCGCCCACGGGCACCTGCGCGAGGACGGTCTGTTCGAGGCCAACAAGGTTCTTGCCAAGCACGACGAGACCTACATGCCCAAGGAAGTGATGGACGCGATGGAGCGGGCGCGCGGCAACGGCGCCTCGCCCGCCAAGGCCTACTGA
- the ccmD gene encoding heme exporter protein CcmD, with protein sequence MSEFLAMGGYGAYVWSAYAVTAVVLAWDATAPFRRRRALRRQRPRRPVAPTNPSSQP encoded by the coding sequence ATGTCTGAGTTCCTCGCCATGGGCGGTTATGGCGCCTACGTGTGGAGCGCCTACGCCGTCACCGCGGTGGTGCTGGCCTGGGACGCGACCGCTCCGTTCCGGCGGCGACGCGCGCTGCGCCGGCAGCGGCCGCGCCGTCCCGTCGCCCCGACCAATCCCTCCTCGCAGCCATGA